A single genomic interval of bacterium harbors:
- a CDS encoding carotenoid biosynthesis protein — MGKFTFVPVWIIQDVIIYVLAVIMLVFIVKREKHPASTILEFVCFVLLNAAVFENFATLQGMYGYGRSLIMIFNVPASVPVMEYIVVYTALRLADSMKIPTWTKPIFVGVFGMLTDFSLDPLAVSQRFQTLEGTIGRWTWFPGAADIQVFNIPVYNFTGWVLLCGYAAAMLLLGRWWFKKSGYKNAVGMAYPPLAMIAALGVLMSPLSNFLLWLEPIFKGRGGYSEVIMISAFALGFVLILALAWRGRMTRKLSWNQDYIIPVTFTFFHTSNICFTVIGGYWHILSLTLPVAVVHLAIVFFIFIRGLKSYSPKSSTPRPL, encoded by the coding sequence ATGGGTAAGTTCACCTTTGTCCCCGTATGGATTATTCAGGACGTTATCATCTACGTGCTTGCCGTCATCATGCTCGTGTTCATCGTCAAGCGCGAGAAGCATCCGGCGTCCACAATCCTCGAATTCGTATGCTTCGTCTTATTGAACGCGGCTGTGTTCGAGAACTTCGCCACGCTGCAAGGCATGTACGGCTACGGCCGTTCCTTGATAATGATATTCAACGTGCCCGCATCCGTTCCCGTAATGGAATACATCGTCGTCTACACCGCTCTGCGGCTGGCTGATTCAATGAAGATTCCCACATGGACCAAGCCCATCTTCGTGGGTGTGTTCGGCATGCTCACAGACTTCTCGCTCGACCCTTTAGCGGTCAGCCAGCGTTTCCAAACACTCGAGGGCACGATAGGCCGCTGGACCTGGTTTCCGGGCGCTGCAGACATCCAGGTTTTCAACATCCCCGTATACAACTTCACGGGCTGGGTGCTCCTCTGCGGATACGCGGCGGCGATGTTACTCCTCGGCAGGTGGTGGTTCAAGAAGTCCGGCTACAAGAACGCGGTCGGCATGGCGTACCCGCCTTTGGCCATGATAGCGGCGCTTGGCGTGCTCATGAGCCCTCTCTCCAACTTCCTCCTGTGGCTCGAACCCATCTTCAAGGGGAGAGGGGGGTACTCCGAGGTCATTATGATTTCGGCGTTCGCGCTGGGGTTCGTTCTCATCCTCGCCCTGGCATGGCGCGGCAGGATGACTCGGAAGCTCTCTTGGAACCAGGACTACATCATCCCAGTGACGTTCACTTTTTTCCACACGTCCAACATTTGTTTCACCGTCATCGGCGGCTACTGGCACATCCTTTCGCTCACACTGCCTGTGGCGGTTGTGCATCTGGCGATAGTCTTTTTCATCTTCATACGCGGTCTGAAATCATACTCTCCGAAGAGTTCTACACCTCGACCATTATAG
- a CDS encoding HNH endonuclease, whose amino-acid sequence MAQEKFYSQELRLTYEKFEETIRKWDDFISIMFGAPFAGHISRPLSELTQYLWKSLQTESSKIKVLFEEFLAPLQIEAYKEAYASPEKLLKSDLFVHEAIEPYKALKLIDKPAQLDLIKQGFLEEASKVYEQALALERKEREKEKKLKIGKGGRPITQKKDIAQGVRRRIYKHDNYECVYCGVTIIPDYELSASESPNRQNAGSIDHMVPGNNDFENLVTACQSCNSAKSNRTPEEAGLVPKYGRFSSQKK is encoded by the coding sequence ATGGCACAAGAGAAATTCTATAGCCAGGAACTCAGATTAACTTACGAGAAGTTTGAAGAAACGATACGCAAGTGGGATGACTTTATAAGCATAATGTTCGGTGCACCTTTTGCAGGGCATATTTCCAGACCTCTATCAGAATTAACTCAATATCTTTGGAAATCATTACAGACAGAGTCATCAAAAATCAAGGTTCTTTTCGAAGAATTCCTTGCGCCATTGCAAATAGAAGCTTACAAAGAAGCTTACGCATCACCTGAAAAGTTACTAAAAAGCGATCTTTTCGTACATGAAGCTATTGAACCATATAAAGCACTTAAGCTTATAGATAAGCCGGCGCAGCTAGATCTTATTAAACAAGGCTTTTTGGAAGAGGCTTCAAAGGTTTATGAACAAGCGTTGGCATTAGAAAGGAAGGAAAGAGAAAAAGAAAAAAAACTGAAAATCGGCAAAGGTGGTAGACCAATAACTCAGAAGAAGGATATCGCTCAAGGCGTGCGCAGACGCATCTACAAGCATGACAACTACGAATGCGTTTACTGTGGTGTTACGATAATACCTGACTATGAGCTCAGCGCTTCTGAATCGCCAAACAGACAAAATGCTGGCAGCATAGATCACATGGTTCCAGGCAACAACGATTTTGAGAATCTCGTTACAGCATGTCAAAGCTGCAATTCGGCGAAATCTAATCGGACTCCAGAAGAAGCAGGGCTGGTTCCTAAATACGGTCGATTTTCTTCTCAAAAGAAATAA
- a CDS encoding DUF4476 domain-containing protein, which translates to MKYHILAIVLSFFTASSPSEVDENALRREITYIERAADELARLNIDVADRLQRRRIASKIDAIYEATERIRLLLDQDTVPKSIRDDDLISFIESLGKASFGDTKVDMVKEFAGSNWFTVSQVGLICEEIPFGENKVEAILALYPHIVDKENGYKLYEFVTFSDDRERLKKGLEELKGN; encoded by the coding sequence ATGAAATATCACATTCTAGCAATTGTTCTTTCTTTCTTTACCGCTTCGTCTCCTTCCGAGGTAGATGAGAACGCCTTGCGAAGGGAGATAACCTACATTGAACGCGCGGCGGATGAACTTGCCAGGCTCAATATCGACGTAGCAGACAGGCTTCAGAGGCGCAGGATCGCCTCAAAAATCGACGCCATATACGAAGCCACGGAAAGGATTCGGCTTCTTCTCGATCAGGATACGGTTCCGAAATCCATAAGGGACGATGATCTCATTAGCTTCATTGAATCCCTGGGGAAAGCGAGTTTTGGTGACACTAAGGTCGACATGGTCAAGGAGTTTGCCGGTTCCAACTGGTTCACGGTTTCGCAGGTAGGGCTTATTTGCGAGGAGATACCTTTCGGTGAAAACAAGGTTGAGGCTATTCTTGCCCTTTACCCGCACATCGTAGATAAGGAGAACGGCTACAAACTATACGAATTCGTGACCTTCTCCGATGACCGCGAACGGCTGAAGAAAGGACTCGAGGAACTCAAGGGAAACTAG
- a CDS encoding trypsin-like peptidase domain-containing protein → MRIAVILSLFFQGRFDPLSLHLPRNDADYLSKRVAAIEDTSGRFLGSGFFVSLDERPRWVYLATNFHVAGRSGRVIAFVNGHSYTVRPFVKDSIADIVLMTIDVRQRNASDSFGDPDSPASETPPPSFSLPATVQRSRFILDRSLLWPGMFTVLSGYPFGAGLDYPYSPSLSFGRISRMDGQDSMIRIEGILDLGSSGSPVFTWVSSDAGERVRLLGMARSFQVARCLSSQAGDTLVVQSGLYEIVPAWLIYKVLLKADSTVMAFISKRNEEEQ, encoded by the coding sequence ATGCGCATCGCGGTCATCCTTAGCCTTTTTTTTCAAGGCCGTTTTGATCCCCTTAGCCTTCATCTTCCAAGAAACGATGCAGATTATCTCTCGAAAAGGGTCGCAGCTATAGAGGACACTTCGGGCCGGTTCCTCGGTTCGGGGTTCTTCGTCTCGCTCGACGAGCGGCCCCGCTGGGTATACCTTGCTACCAACTTTCATGTTGCCGGCCGGAGCGGACGAGTGATCGCTTTCGTGAACGGACACTCATATACTGTAAGACCTTTCGTAAAGGACAGCATCGCAGACATCGTTCTCATGACAATAGATGTACGCCAAAGGAATGCATCGGATTCCTTTGGGGATCCCGACTCGCCGGCCTCAGAGACCCCTCCTCCCTCCTTTTCGTTGCCGGCAACCGTGCAACGCTCACGTTTCATACTCGACCGTTCCCTGCTCTGGCCCGGAATGTTTACGGTGCTTTCCGGCTACCCGTTCGGCGCCGGACTCGATTACCCATATTCGCCTTCTCTTTCGTTCGGACGCATCTCACGCATGGACGGCCAGGACTCAATGATCCGCATCGAGGGGATTCTGGACCTTGGCTCGAGCGGCTCGCCCGTTTTCACATGGGTATCCTCCGACGCAGGAGAGAGAGTGCGGCTTCTTGGCATGGCTCGCAGCTTCCAGGTTGCCAGATGCCTTTCAAGCCAGGCTGGCGATACGCTCGTTGTTCAATCCGGTCTCTACGAGATAGTGCCGGCGTGGCTTATATATAAGGTTCTCTTAAAGGCGGATTCTACAGTAATGGCTTTCATCTCTAAAAGAAACGAAGAGGAGCAGTAA
- a CDS encoding GIY-YIG nuclease family protein produces the protein MSYYVYIMINPTNKVIYTGVTNDLIRRVYEHRNKLVSGFTRKYNIVKLVYYEIFPDPQGAIAREKALKGSSRSRKIKLIEGMNPLWRDLWEEITQ, from the coding sequence ATGTCCTATTACGTCTACATCATGATCAATCCCACCAACAAGGTTATCTATACAGGGGTAACAAACGACCTCATCCGCAGGGTGTACGAGCACCGAAATAAGCTTGTTTCCGGTTTTACCAGGAAATACAACATTGTAAAACTTGTCTACTATGAGATATTCCCAGACCCTCAAGGTGCGATTGCAAGGGAGAAGGCGCTCAAGGGCAGTTCACGAAGTCGCAAGATAAAGCTGATAGAGGGCATGAATCCATTATGGCGTGATTTGTGGGAGGAAATAACACAATAG